The proteins below come from a single Carnobacterium divergens DSM 20623 genomic window:
- a CDS encoding inositol monophosphatase family protein, producing MVFQKRHELIKGWILEAATMILKSLQEELTVEVKTHRNDLVTNMDKAVEVFLISKIQERFPTERIMGEEGFGNSFQDLEGTVWIIDPIDGTLNFIKQKRNFAIMIGVYHNGIGQMGYIYDVMEDEMYWAVKGQGAYCNDEKLPMVEDTSLKEGLVAINSGMFATNRYHAAEMGLASSGVRMVGSAGVETAHVVSGRLAAYLSYSLCPWDIAAGKVIAEEVGLVYKKLDGKEVDLLSKNGIIVATPKAYQEILTDYLLKP from the coding sequence ATGGTTTTTCAAAAGAGACATGAATTAATTAAAGGTTGGATTTTAGAAGCAGCTACGATGATTTTGAAATCACTGCAAGAAGAACTGACTGTTGAGGTGAAAACTCATCGAAATGATTTAGTTACGAATATGGATAAAGCAGTGGAAGTTTTTTTAATCAGCAAAATTCAAGAAAGGTTCCCCACTGAACGGATTATGGGGGAAGAAGGTTTTGGAAATAGTTTCCAAGATTTAGAAGGAACCGTTTGGATCATTGATCCGATTGATGGAACTTTAAATTTTATCAAACAAAAAAGAAATTTTGCAATTATGATAGGTGTTTATCATAATGGAATTGGTCAAATGGGGTATATTTATGACGTTATGGAAGACGAAATGTATTGGGCCGTAAAAGGACAGGGAGCCTATTGTAATGATGAAAAACTTCCAATGGTTGAGGATACCTCGCTAAAAGAAGGATTAGTGGCTATTAACAGTGGCATGTTTGCAACAAATCGCTATCACGCTGCTGAAATGGGCTTAGCTAGTTCGGGTGTGAGGATGGTTGGATCAGCAGGTGTTGAGACAGCTCATGTAGTTAGCGGGCGTTTAGCTGCCTATCTTTCATATTCTTTATGCCCATGGGATATTGCTGCAGGTAAAGTGATTGCAGAAGAAGTAGGGTTAGTCTACAAAAAGTTAGATGGAAAAGAGGTTGATTTGTTAAGTAAAAACGGCATTATTGTTGCTACACCAAAAGCATATCAAGAAATATTAACGGATTATTTATTAAAACCATAA
- a CDS encoding alpha-ketoacid dehydrogenase subunit beta → MAQKTMIQAITDALAVELGKDENVLIFGEDVGNNGGVFRATEGLQAQFGEDRVFDTPLAESGIGGLAVGLALEGFRPVPEIQFFGFVFEVMDSIVGQAARTRYRMSSTRNMPITIRAPFGGGVHTPELHSDNLEGLIAQSPGIKIVIPSNPYDAKGLLISSIRDNDPVVFLEHMKLYRSFRDEVPDGEYTVPLGKAAITKEGTDVSVITYGAMVREALKAAEKLEKEGISVEIVDLRTVSPLDIETIIASVEKTGRVVVVQEAQRQAGVGAMVMSEISERAILSLEAPIGRVAAPDTIFPFGQAENIWLPNATDIEEKIKEVYNF, encoded by the coding sequence ATGGCACAAAAAACAATGATCCAAGCCATCACTGATGCGCTTGCAGTTGAACTTGGCAAAGACGAAAACGTTTTGATTTTCGGTGAAGACGTTGGGAACAATGGTGGGGTATTCCGTGCTACTGAAGGCTTACAAGCACAATTCGGTGAAGACCGCGTATTCGATACACCACTTGCAGAATCAGGTATTGGTGGACTTGCAGTAGGTTTAGCATTAGAAGGCTTCCGTCCAGTTCCAGAAATTCAATTCTTCGGATTCGTATTTGAAGTAATGGATTCAATCGTAGGACAAGCAGCTCGTACACGTTACCGTATGAGTAGCACTCGTAACATGCCAATCACAATCCGCGCACCATTTGGTGGTGGAGTTCATACTCCAGAATTACACTCAGATAACTTAGAAGGATTGATTGCTCAATCTCCTGGTATCAAGATTGTTATTCCAAGTAACCCATATGACGCTAAAGGCTTATTGATTTCTTCTATTCGCGATAACGATCCAGTCGTTTTCTTAGAGCACATGAAATTATACCGTTCTTTCCGTGATGAAGTTCCTGATGGCGAATACACTGTTCCACTAGGCAAAGCAGCTATCACTAAAGAAGGTACAGATGTATCAGTTATCACTTATGGCGCAATGGTTCGTGAAGCGTTAAAAGCAGCTGAAAAACTTGAAAAAGAAGGCATTTCAGTTGAAATCGTGGATCTTAGAACAGTTTCACCATTAGATATTGAAACAATTATTGCTTCAGTTGAAAAAACTGGTCGCGTAGTAGTTGTTCAAGAAGCACAACGTCAAGCAGGTGTTGGTGCAATGGTTATGTCTGAAATTTCAGAACGCGCAATCCTTTCATTGGAAGCTCCAATTGGACGTGTTGCTGCTCCTGATACAATTTTCCCATTCGGTCAAGCAGAAAACATCTGGTTACCAAATGCAACAGATATTGAAGAAAAAATTAAAGAAGTATACAACTTCTAA
- a CDS encoding YlaN family protein → MSEVVQKDKALAALMEDAERIYTLISSQKQHLCLAQCPAFEEVVDTQMYGFSREIAYASKIGIVSEDEGHRILSDLEKTLNDVYTEMYDEKKEQI, encoded by the coding sequence ATGTCAGAAGTTGTCCAAAAAGATAAGGCTTTAGCTGCATTGATGGAAGATGCAGAACGAATATATACATTAATAAGTAGTCAAAAACAACATTTATGCCTAGCGCAATGCCCTGCATTTGAAGAAGTAGTAGACACACAAATGTATGGATTTTCTAGAGAAATCGCCTATGCTAGTAAAATTGGCATTGTTTCAGAAGATGAAGGTCATCGAATATTAAGTGATTTAGAAAAAACATTGAATGACGTTTACACTGAAATGTATGACGAAAAAAAAGAGCAAATTTAG
- the typA gene encoding translational GTPase TypA: MKRRNDIRNVAIIAHVDHGKTTLVDELLKQSSTLDSHNELAERAMDSNDIEKERGITILAKNTAVDYKGTRINIMDTPGHADFGGEVERIMKMVDGVVLVVDAYEGTMPQTRFVLKKALEQKLIPIVVVNKIDRDAARPAEVVDEVLELFIELGADDDQLEFPVIYASAMNGTSSMSDDKNDQEATMDNVFDTIVKTIPAPIDNSDEPLQFQVSLLDYNDYVGRIGIGRVFRGTIKVGDNVALTKLDGSVKNFRVTKLFGFFGLQRLEIQEAQAGDLIAVSGMEDIFVGETVTPVDHQEPLPVLHIDEPTLQMTFLVNNSPFAGREGKWVTSRKIEERLMSQLHTDVSLRVESTPSPDAWVVSGRGELHLSILIENMRREGYELQVSRPSVIVKEFQGKLCEPFELVQIDTPEEYMGSIIESLSQRKGEMQDMQNNGNGQVRLTFLAPARGLIGYSTEFLSMTRGYGIMNHTFDQYLPVLSGKIGGRRNGALVSTETGKTTTYGTMGVEDRGTIFIEPGTEIYEGMIVGENSRENDITVNITKAKQMTNVRSANKDQTNVIKRPRKLSLEESLEFLGDDEYCEITPESIRLRKQVLNKNEREKAAKKSRLTATE; the protein is encoded by the coding sequence ATGAAAAGAAGAAATGATATCAGAAACGTCGCAATTATTGCCCACGTTGACCATGGTAAAACAACATTAGTTGATGAATTATTAAAACAATCAAGTACATTAGATTCTCATAATGAACTAGCAGAAAGAGCGATGGATTCTAACGATATTGAAAAAGAACGTGGAATCACTATCTTAGCTAAAAACACTGCTGTTGACTATAAAGGTACACGCATCAATATCATGGATACACCAGGACATGCCGATTTCGGTGGTGAAGTAGAACGTATCATGAAAATGGTTGATGGAGTAGTCCTTGTTGTAGATGCATACGAAGGAACAATGCCTCAAACACGTTTTGTATTGAAAAAAGCTTTGGAACAAAAACTAATTCCAATCGTAGTTGTAAACAAAATTGACCGTGATGCAGCTCGTCCTGCTGAAGTTGTTGATGAAGTTTTAGAATTATTTATCGAATTAGGTGCAGATGATGATCAATTAGAATTCCCAGTAATTTATGCTTCAGCTATGAACGGAACTTCTAGTATGTCTGATGATAAAAATGATCAAGAAGCAACAATGGATAACGTTTTCGATACAATCGTTAAAACAATTCCTGCTCCAATTGACAATAGCGATGAACCTTTACAATTCCAAGTATCATTATTAGATTATAATGACTACGTTGGACGTATCGGTATTGGACGCGTATTCCGTGGAACCATTAAAGTTGGCGATAATGTTGCCTTAACTAAATTAGATGGTTCTGTTAAGAACTTCCGCGTCACTAAATTATTTGGTTTCTTTGGTTTGCAACGTTTAGAAATCCAAGAAGCACAAGCAGGAGATTTGATTGCTGTTTCTGGTATGGAAGATATCTTCGTTGGAGAAACAGTAACACCTGTTGACCATCAAGAACCACTACCAGTGTTACACATTGATGAACCAACCTTACAAATGACTTTCCTTGTAAATAACTCACCATTCGCAGGACGCGAAGGTAAATGGGTTACTTCTCGTAAAATCGAAGAACGTTTAATGTCACAATTACACACAGATGTTTCTTTACGTGTTGAAAGTACTCCGTCTCCTGACGCTTGGGTTGTTTCTGGACGTGGCGAATTACATTTATCAATCTTAATTGAAAACATGCGTCGTGAGGGCTATGAATTGCAAGTATCACGTCCATCTGTAATCGTTAAAGAATTCCAAGGTAAATTATGTGAACCATTTGAATTAGTTCAAATCGACACACCTGAAGAGTATATGGGTTCAATTATCGAATCATTAAGCCAACGTAAAGGCGAAATGCAAGATATGCAAAACAACGGAAACGGACAAGTTCGTTTAACATTCCTAGCTCCTGCTCGTGGATTGATTGGATATTCAACAGAATTCTTATCAATGACTCGCGGATACGGAATCATGAACCACACATTTGACCAATACCTACCTGTATTAAGTGGTAAAATTGGTGGACGTCGTAATGGTGCACTTGTTTCAACTGAAACAGGTAAAACAACGACTTATGGAACAATGGGTGTTGAAGACCGTGGAACCATCTTTATCGAACCAGGTACTGAAATTTATGAAGGTATGATCGTCGGTGAAAACTCACGTGAAAATGATATTACGGTTAATATTACAAAAGCAAAACAAATGACTAACGTTCGTTCTGCTAATAAAGACCAAACAAATGTGATCAAACGTCCTCGTAAATTATCATTAGAAGAATCATTAGAATTCTTAGGTGATGATGAGTATTGTGAAATCACACCAGAAAGCATTCGTTTGCGTAAACAAGTATTAAACAAAAACGAACGTGAAAAAGCTGCTAAGAAAAGCCGTTTAACTGCTACAGAATAA
- a CDS encoding dihydrolipoyllysine-residue acetyltransferase, with protein MAFKFKLPDIGEGIHEGEIVKWFVKPGDTINEDDTLLEVQNDKSVEEIPSPVTGTVKSILVEEGTVAVVGDVLVEIDAPGHEEDEAAAPAPAKESAPAAAPAASGASALFQFKLPDIGEGIAEGEIVKWFVAPGDTINEDDTLLEVQNDKSVEEIPSPVTGTVKNILVSEGTVANVGDVLVEIDAPDFVDHSAPATEQTPASPAVTPTSETTATPAATGAGSVVATSDPSKRILAMPSVRQLAREKGIDISLVSATGKGGRITKEDILNFTTGGATAAPAAKEEASASTTTASAPASKPAAPAQPFTSTMGEMETREKMSPTRKAIAKAMVNSKATAPHVTLFDEVDATKLMAHRKRFKDIAADKGVKLTFLPYVVKALVSVLRKYPALNASIDDATQEIVYKHYVNVGIATDTDHGLFVPNIKNADAKSIFSIAGEITTHAKAAAEGKLAAADMRGGSCTISNIGSIGGGWFTPVINYPEVAILGVGKIAKKAVVNADDEIVVAPVMQLSLSFDHRIIDGATAQKAMNDMKALLADPELLLMEG; from the coding sequence ATGGCTTTTAAATTTAAATTACCAGATATCGGTGAAGGAATCCATGAAGGTGAAATCGTTAAATGGTTCGTAAAACCAGGCGACACAATCAATGAAGATGATACTTTACTAGAAGTACAAAATGACAAATCAGTTGAAGAAATTCCATCTCCAGTAACAGGTACTGTTAAAAGTATCTTAGTTGAAGAAGGAACAGTTGCCGTAGTTGGCGATGTTTTAGTTGAAATCGACGCTCCAGGACATGAAGAAGATGAAGCAGCAGCTCCTGCTCCTGCTAAAGAATCAGCTCCAGCAGCTGCACCTGCAGCAAGTGGTGCTTCAGCTTTATTCCAATTCAAATTACCAGATATTGGTGAAGGAATTGCAGAAGGCGAAATCGTTAAATGGTTTGTAGCTCCAGGCGATACAATCAATGAAGACGATACGTTATTAGAAGTACAAAATGACAAATCAGTTGAAGAAATTCCATCTCCAGTAACAGGTACTGTTAAAAACATTCTTGTTTCAGAAGGAACAGTTGCCAATGTTGGTGATGTTTTAGTTGAAATTGATGCACCAGACTTCGTTGATCACAGTGCACCTGCAACTGAACAAACTCCGGCAAGTCCAGCAGTAACTCCAACAAGTGAAACTACAGCAACACCTGCTGCTACTGGCGCAGGTTCAGTCGTTGCAACAAGTGATCCATCAAAACGCATTTTAGCAATGCCTTCAGTACGTCAATTAGCACGTGAAAAAGGAATTGATATCAGTTTAGTATCAGCAACTGGTAAAGGCGGACGTATCACAAAAGAAGATATCTTAAACTTTACAACTGGTGGCGCAACAGCAGCACCTGCAGCTAAAGAAGAAGCATCAGCTTCAACAACAACTGCATCAGCTCCAGCTTCTAAACCAGCTGCACCAGCACAACCATTTACTTCAACAATGGGCGAAATGGAAACAAGAGAAAAAATGTCTCCTACTCGTAAAGCAATTGCTAAAGCAATGGTTAACAGTAAAGCAACAGCACCACACGTTACGCTATTCGATGAAGTAGATGCTACTAAATTAATGGCTCACAGAAAACGTTTCAAAGATATCGCAGCAGATAAAGGCGTTAAATTAACATTCTTACCATATGTTGTAAAAGCATTGGTATCTGTATTACGCAAATATCCAGCATTAAATGCTTCAATTGATGATGCGACTCAAGAAATTGTTTACAAACACTATGTAAACGTTGGAATCGCAACAGATACGGATCACGGTCTATTTGTTCCTAACATTAAAAATGCAGATGCGAAAAGTATTTTCTCAATTGCAGGTGAAATTACAACCCATGCAAAAGCAGCAGCTGAAGGTAAATTAGCAGCAGCAGATATGCGTGGCGGATCTTGCACGATTAGCAACATTGGTTCAATCGGTGGCGGCTGGTTCACTCCAGTTATCAACTACCCAGAAGTTGCTATTTTAGGTGTTGGTAAAATCGCTAAAAAAGCAGTTGTAAATGCTGATGATGAAATTGTTGTAGCACCAGTTATGCAATTATCATTAAGCTTTGATCACCGTATCATTGATGGAGCGACTGCTCAAAAAGCAATGAACGATATGAAAGCATTACTAGCAGATCCAGAATTATTATTAATGGAAGGATGA
- the lpdA gene encoding dihydrolipoyl dehydrogenase, with amino-acid sequence MVVGDFAIELDTVVIGSGPGGYVAAIRAAQLGQKVAIVEKENIGGVCLNVGCIPSKALISAGHHYQDAMHSEVFGVTAENVVLDFAKTQEWKNNKVVKSLTSGVEMLLKKHKVEILRGEAFFVDEHDLRVMTETSAQSYTFNNAIVATGSRPIEIKGFKFGKRIIDSTGGLALQEVPKKLVVIGGGYIGSELAGAYANLGAEVTILEGSPSILPNFEKDMVKFVTDNFKKKNVTIETGAMAKEAIETADGVTVKYEVNGSEKSIDADYVMVTVGRRPNTDELGLEQAGVEVGERGLITVDAQGRTNKPNIYAIGDIVPGLALAHKASYEAKIAAEAISGKKVAVDYKAMPAVCFTDPELASVGLTQAEAKAEGMDVKASKFPLQANGRALSLDATEGFVRLVTTKEDNVLVGAQVAGVGASDIIAELGLAIESGMNAEDIALTIHAHPSLAETVMDAAELALGMPIHI; translated from the coding sequence ATGGTAGTAGGAGATTTCGCAATCGAATTAGACACAGTTGTTATTGGTTCAGGCCCTGGAGGATATGTTGCCGCTATTCGTGCAGCTCAACTAGGTCAAAAAGTAGCAATCGTTGAAAAAGAAAATATCGGTGGAGTTTGTTTAAACGTTGGATGTATTCCTTCAAAAGCACTAATCAGTGCTGGACATCACTACCAAGACGCTATGCACTCAGAAGTATTTGGTGTAACAGCTGAAAATGTGGTTTTAGATTTTGCTAAAACTCAAGAATGGAAAAACAATAAAGTTGTCAAATCACTAACTAGTGGTGTTGAAATGTTATTGAAAAAACACAAAGTTGAAATTTTACGTGGTGAAGCTTTCTTCGTTGATGAGCATGACCTACGCGTAATGACTGAAACAAGTGCACAAAGCTATACATTCAACAACGCAATTGTGGCAACTGGTAGCCGTCCGATTGAAATCAAAGGATTTAAATTTGGCAAACGTATCATTGATTCAACTGGTGGTTTAGCACTTCAAGAAGTGCCTAAAAAATTAGTTGTTATCGGTGGCGGATATATCGGAAGCGAATTAGCTGGAGCTTACGCAAACTTAGGCGCTGAAGTAACAATTTTAGAAGGTTCTCCTTCAATTTTGCCTAACTTTGAAAAAGACATGGTTAAATTTGTAACAGATAACTTCAAAAAGAAAAACGTTACAATTGAAACAGGTGCAATGGCTAAAGAAGCAATTGAAACTGCAGATGGCGTAACAGTTAAATATGAAGTAAATGGTTCTGAAAAATCAATTGATGCCGATTATGTGATGGTAACAGTTGGTCGTCGTCCAAATACAGATGAATTAGGTTTAGAACAAGCGGGTGTTGAAGTTGGCGAACGTGGATTAATCACAGTTGACGCACAAGGCCGTACAAATAAACCAAATATTTATGCAATTGGCGATATCGTTCCTGGTCTTGCATTAGCACACAAAGCAAGCTATGAAGCTAAAATTGCTGCAGAAGCTATTTCTGGTAAAAAAGTAGCAGTTGATTATAAAGCAATGCCTGCAGTATGTTTCACGGATCCTGAATTAGCATCTGTTGGTCTTACTCAAGCAGAAGCAAAAGCTGAAGGAATGGATGTTAAAGCATCTAAATTCCCTCTACAAGCAAATGGACGTGCTTTATCTCTTGATGCTACTGAAGGTTTTGTACGTTTAGTAACGACTAAAGAAGATAACGTTCTTGTTGGTGCACAAGTTGCCGGTGTTGGCGCAAGTGACATTATTGCTGAATTAGGTTTAGCAATTGAGTCAGGTATGAATGCTGAAGACATCGCTCTTACAATTCATGCTCATCCTTCATTAGCTGAAACAGTTATGGATGCTGCTGAATTAGCATTAGGTATGCCAATTCACATTTAA
- a CDS encoding UPF0223 family protein encodes MEKSYSYPIDLEWSREDMVRVIDLWRAVELAYETGIDRELFLKKYQAFKQVIPAIGEEKKWGREFQQLSSYSLYKVVQEAKTSTKKNIHM; translated from the coding sequence ATGGAAAAAAGTTACAGCTATCCTATCGATTTAGAATGGTCAAGGGAAGATATGGTTCGTGTAATTGATCTTTGGCGAGCAGTGGAATTAGCATATGAAACCGGGATTGATCGCGAACTCTTTTTAAAAAAATATCAAGCATTTAAACAAGTGATTCCAGCCATTGGTGAAGAAAAAAAATGGGGTCGAGAATTTCAGCAATTATCTTCTTATTCGTTGTATAAAGTTGTTCAAGAAGCAAAAACAAGTACTAAAAAAAATATTCATATGTAA
- a CDS encoding FtsW/RodA/SpoVE family cell cycle protein, with protein MKKLKYLDYYIFIPYLILSVLGILMVYSASSFVATIPPINSTPDHFFKLQSIFVLMGLVVSFVVMSFKYEMLKNKRLVMFALLVIAISLLYLFFFGEALNGAAGWLSIFGFNLQPAEFCKIVIIWYFAFIFSKKQRSIVHDFRNTVTPPLTIFLFFLLLIAMQPDIGGAGIILVIGVVMIFASGVSVYLGVGSGLLGIGVIFGVLEMVQKLGENTPFLDKYQYQRFVAFWDPFAVSETVGNQLVNSYYALSRGGLFGVGIGQSVQKTGYLPEPYTDFIMSILGEEFGLFGIFVVVTLFVFLILRIYLIGIRAKDAFGSLLCIGIATMLLVQGFINLGGVVGLLPITGVTFPFISYGGSSTLVLTISIGLVLNVSATEKMKREKLRLEKLAR; from the coding sequence ATGAAAAAATTAAAATATCTTGATTATTATATTTTTATACCGTATTTAATCCTATCCGTGCTTGGCATTTTAATGGTATATAGCGCCAGTAGTTTTGTAGCAACTATTCCACCAATTAATAGCACACCCGATCATTTTTTTAAGTTACAAAGTATATTTGTCTTAATGGGATTGGTCGTTTCTTTTGTGGTGATGTCCTTTAAATATGAGATGTTAAAAAACAAACGTTTAGTCATGTTTGCTCTATTAGTAATTGCGATTTCCTTACTGTACTTGTTTTTCTTCGGGGAGGCTTTAAATGGAGCAGCAGGTTGGTTAAGTATTTTTGGATTTAATTTACAACCAGCTGAATTTTGTAAAATTGTTATTATTTGGTATTTTGCATTTATTTTTTCTAAAAAACAACGAAGTATTGTACATGATTTTAGAAATACAGTCACCCCACCGCTAACGATTTTCTTGTTTTTCTTGTTATTGATTGCGATGCAGCCAGATATTGGAGGCGCAGGAATTATTTTAGTTATTGGAGTGGTGATGATTTTTGCAAGTGGTGTATCGGTTTATTTAGGGGTCGGTTCTGGTTTGCTGGGTATCGGTGTCATTTTTGGAGTTTTGGAAATGGTACAAAAACTTGGTGAGAATACTCCATTTTTAGATAAGTACCAGTATCAGCGTTTTGTGGCTTTTTGGGATCCTTTTGCCGTTTCTGAAACAGTAGGGAATCAACTTGTGAATTCTTACTATGCGTTAAGTCGCGGTGGTCTTTTTGGTGTTGGAATTGGCCAAAGCGTTCAAAAAACCGGTTATTTACCTGAACCATATACGGATTTTATTATGTCTATTTTAGGGGAAGAATTTGGTCTCTTTGGGATTTTTGTTGTTGTAACCTTATTTGTCTTTTTGATTTTAAGAATTTATTTAATTGGCATTCGTGCAAAAGATGCCTTTGGTTCGTTACTTTGTATTGGAATCGCAACGATGTTATTAGTGCAAGGATTTATTAATTTAGGAGGCGTTGTAGGACTTTTACCAATTACTGGGGTAACATTCCCTTTTATTAGTTATGGTGGTTCTAGTACCCTTGTTTTGACGATTTCAATTGGTTTAGTATTGAATGTAAGTGCAACTGAAAAAATGAAGCGTGAAAAACTACGTTTAGAAAAATTAGCGAGATAG
- a CDS encoding lactate/malate family dehydrogenase encodes MGRGHLSKVMVAGNNRTAYDFTFLSMLRMKIKELVLLDVPELDMAIFKDLTYTEAIFPHTTLKIGNEKDFQDTDLLIITACEERNEDETDKEYLRRNIKLVRKIINQAMANSFDGMVIIATEPTDIFTYLIWKFSGLPKERIFGLGTYFDTIYFQNMLSKFFKISVHDVKGYIVGGSQKNQKIAIWSRSYVGGTPVLGLTVDSDNAFNQEAMFKMEEMILKRYDDNAVCRTGYTNAATLAKLVQLISNNEEAIVPLVHLVDIDEYKAIPLSLPILLGENGISASYELGFSDDERQEILGVAKQIREQLDIIEQGK; translated from the coding sequence ATGGGTAGAGGTCATCTAAGTAAAGTGATGGTAGCAGGGAATAATCGAACTGCTTATGATTTTACTTTTTTAAGTATGTTGCGGATGAAAATCAAGGAGTTGGTTTTATTAGATGTGCCAGAGTTAGATATGGCTATTTTTAAAGATTTAACTTATACAGAAGCTATTTTTCCACATACTACTTTAAAGATTGGCAATGAAAAAGACTTTCAAGATACCGATTTATTAATTATTACAGCATGCGAGGAACGCAATGAAGACGAAACGGACAAAGAGTATCTTAGGCGTAATATCAAATTAGTTCGAAAAATAATTAACCAAGCAATGGCGAATAGTTTTGATGGTATGGTGATTATCGCAACTGAACCAACAGATATTTTTACTTATTTGATTTGGAAGTTTTCAGGGTTGCCAAAAGAACGTATTTTTGGCTTAGGAACCTATTTTGATACAATTTATTTTCAAAATATGTTAAGTAAATTTTTTAAAATTTCGGTTCATGATGTGAAAGGTTATATTGTTGGTGGGAGTCAAAAAAATCAAAAAATAGCGATTTGGAGTCGTTCTTATGTTGGTGGGACGCCGGTGCTAGGCTTGACTGTAGACTCTGATAATGCTTTTAATCAAGAAGCTATGTTTAAAATGGAAGAGATGATTCTAAAACGCTATGACGATAATGCGGTTTGCCGAACAGGCTATACAAACGCTGCAACATTAGCGAAATTAGTTCAATTAATCAGTAATAATGAAGAAGCAATTGTTCCATTAGTCCATTTAGTGGATATTGATGAGTACAAGGCTATTCCGTTATCTCTCCCGATTTTACTAGGTGAAAATGGCATTAGTGCGTCTTATGAACTTGGATTTTCAGATGATGAACGCCAAGAAATTTTAGGTGTCGCAAAACAAATCAGAGAACAATTAGATATTATTGAACAAGGGAAATAA
- the pdhA gene encoding pyruvate dehydrogenase (acetyl-transferring) E1 component subunit alpha, whose protein sequence is MATKKNKPVDFDALLHGVNAEFPTVQILDEDGKIVNPDLMPDLSDEELVDLMSKMVWSRVLDQRSTALNRQGRLGFVAPTAGQEASQLASHYAIEKEDVLLPGYRDVPQLIQHGLPLKEAFLWSRGHAAGNKYDASLQALPPQIIIGAQIVQAAGVALGLKKRGKKNVVLTYTGDGGSSQGDFYEGMNFAGAYNAPAIFIVQNNGYAISTPRSVQTKAVTLAQKAVAAGIPGVQVDGMDALAVYAVTKEARERAIAGDGPTLIETLTYRYGPHTLSGDDPTRYRTKETDDIWEKRDPLVRMRIFLTEKGLWTEEKENEVIEAAKEEIKDAIKEADQEPKQKVSDFLKNMFEEPNQTLKEQIAIFEAKESK, encoded by the coding sequence ATGGCTACAAAAAAGAATAAACCTGTCGATTTTGATGCATTACTACACGGCGTGAATGCAGAATTTCCAACAGTACAAATTTTAGATGAGGATGGGAAGATTGTTAATCCTGATTTAATGCCAGATTTATCTGATGAAGAGTTAGTTGATTTAATGTCTAAAATGGTATGGTCACGTGTGTTAGACCAACGTTCAACTGCCTTAAACCGTCAAGGACGTTTAGGGTTCGTTGCACCAACTGCTGGACAAGAAGCAAGTCAATTAGCAAGTCATTATGCAATTGAAAAAGAAGACGTATTATTACCTGGGTATCGTGATGTCCCTCAATTGATTCAACACGGCTTACCTTTAAAAGAAGCTTTCTTATGGTCAAGAGGACATGCTGCTGGTAACAAATATGACGCTAGCTTACAAGCATTGCCACCACAAATCATTATTGGTGCACAAATCGTTCAAGCTGCTGGTGTTGCTTTAGGTCTTAAAAAACGCGGCAAGAAAAATGTCGTTTTAACTTATACAGGTGATGGTGGTTCATCACAAGGAGATTTCTACGAAGGAATGAACTTCGCTGGGGCATACAATGCACCTGCAATCTTTATCGTTCAAAACAACGGCTATGCAATCTCAACTCCACGTTCAGTTCAAACTAAAGCTGTAACATTGGCTCAAAAAGCAGTAGCTGCTGGAATTCCAGGAGTACAAGTTGATGGGATGGATGCTTTAGCAGTTTACGCTGTAACAAAAGAAGCAAGAGAGCGTGCAATTGCAGGCGACGGTCCAACTTTAATTGAAACTTTAACTTACCGTTATGGTCCACATACACTTTCAGGAGATGACCCAACTCGTTACCGTACGAAAGAAACAGACGATATCTGGGAAAAACGTGATCCATTAGTACGTATGCGTATTTTCTTAACTGAAAAAGGCTTATGGACTGAAGAAAAAGAAAACGAAGTAATTGAAGCAGCAAAAGAAGAAATTAAAGACGCAATTAAAGAAGCAGATCAAGAACCAAAACAAAAAGTTTCTGATTTCTTGAAAAACATGTTTGAAGAACCAAACCAAACACTTAAAGAACAAATTGCAATCTTTGAAGCAAAGGAGAGTAAATAA